The Primulina tabacum isolate GXHZ01 chromosome 7, ASM2559414v2, whole genome shotgun sequence genome includes a window with the following:
- the LOC142551768 gene encoding putative envelope ADP,ATP carrier protein, chloroplastic isoform X3, whose product MNDTGTKLVWRGIPGLHPNTYTERDQWKGGWFTGVSTNNFACISVAEKTVEKEFSPSISQLLNHPLALVALVPKEAALFSAGAIAGAASKTFTAPLDRIKLLMQTHGLRVGQESAKKGIGFIEAFTLIGKVEGLKGYWKGNLPQVIRVIPYSAAQLFAYETYKKLFSGKDGELSVIGRLAAGACAGMTSTFVTYPLDVLRLRLAVEPGYKTMTEVSLNMIREEGFASFYNGLGPSLIGIAPYIAVNFCVFDLVKKALPDKYQKRTEISLATALVSATIATVMFYPLDTVRRQMQMKGSPFKTIFDAFPDL is encoded by the exons ATGAATGACACCGGAACCAAATTGGTATGGCGAGGCATTCCGGGTCTTCACCCAAACACTTATACGGAGCGGGACCAGTGGAAGGGTGGCTGGTTTACTGGCGTCAGCACGAACAATTTTGCTTGTATTTCGGTCGCAGAAAAGACAGTCGAAAAGGAATTTTCGCCTTCTATATCTCAGCTTCTGAACCACCCGTTGGCTTTGGTAGCATTGGTTCCCAAAGAAGCTGCACTTTTCTCTGCCGGGGCTATTGCTGGTGCCGCCTCTAAGACGTTCACCGCCCCGCTCGACCGTATTAAGCTGCTCATGCAG ACACACGGTCTCAGAGTTGGGCAAGAATCTGCAAAGAAGGGAATCGGATTTATCGAG GCCTTCACATTGATTGGGAAGGTAGAAGGCTTAAAAGGGTACTGGAAAGGAAACCTTCCCCAG GTGATACGAGTTATACCTTATAGTGCAGCACAGCTTTTCGCCTATGAAACTTACAAG aAACTATTTAGTGGAAAGGATGGGGAACTCTCTGTAATTGGAAGACTAGCTGCAGGTGCTTGTGCTGGCATGACTTCAACTTTC GTTACTTACCCGTTAGATGTCCTTAGGTTGAGGTTAGCTGTTGAACCCGGCTATAAAACTATGACAGAG GTTTCACTAAACATGATTAGAGAGGAAGGATTTGCATCCTTTTATAACGGTCTAGGGCCTTCTCTTATTGGAATTGCACCTTACATTGCCGtgaatttttgtgtttttgacTT GGTGAAGAAGGCACTGCCAGATAAATATCAAAAGAGGACTGAAATATCCCTGGCAACAGCACTGGTTTCAGCCACCATAGCCACAGTCATGTTTTATCCTTTGGACACAGTTAGGCGGCAAATGCAAATGAAGGGTTCTCCTTTCAAGACAATTTTTGATGCCTTCCCAG ATTTATGA
- the LOC142551768 gene encoding putative envelope ADP,ATP carrier protein, chloroplastic isoform X1, translated as MNDTGTKLVWRGIPGLHPNTYTERDQWKGGWFTGVSTNNFACISVAEKTVEKEFSPSISQLLNHPLALVALVPKEAALFSAGAIAGAASKTFTAPLDRIKLLMQTHGLRVGQESAKKGIGFIEAFTLIGKVEGLKGYWKGNLPQVIRVIPYSAAQLFAYETYKKLFSGKDGELSVIGRLAAGACAGMTSTFVTYPLDVLRLRLAVEPGYKTMTEVSLNMIREEGFASFYNGLGPSLIGIAPYIAVNFCVFDLVKKALPDKYQKRTEISLATALVSATIATVMFYPLDTVRRQMQMKGSPFKTIFDAFPGIVARDGLSGLYRGFLPNALKTLPNSSIKLTTFDTAKRLIAAGEKELQKFMEENGKKQD; from the exons ATGAATGACACCGGAACCAAATTGGTATGGCGAGGCATTCCGGGTCTTCACCCAAACACTTATACGGAGCGGGACCAGTGGAAGGGTGGCTGGTTTACTGGCGTCAGCACGAACAATTTTGCTTGTATTTCGGTCGCAGAAAAGACAGTCGAAAAGGAATTTTCGCCTTCTATATCTCAGCTTCTGAACCACCCGTTGGCTTTGGTAGCATTGGTTCCCAAAGAAGCTGCACTTTTCTCTGCCGGGGCTATTGCTGGTGCCGCCTCTAAGACGTTCACCGCCCCGCTCGACCGTATTAAGCTGCTCATGCAG ACACACGGTCTCAGAGTTGGGCAAGAATCTGCAAAGAAGGGAATCGGATTTATCGAG GCCTTCACATTGATTGGGAAGGTAGAAGGCTTAAAAGGGTACTGGAAAGGAAACCTTCCCCAG GTGATACGAGTTATACCTTATAGTGCAGCACAGCTTTTCGCCTATGAAACTTACAAG aAACTATTTAGTGGAAAGGATGGGGAACTCTCTGTAATTGGAAGACTAGCTGCAGGTGCTTGTGCTGGCATGACTTCAACTTTC GTTACTTACCCGTTAGATGTCCTTAGGTTGAGGTTAGCTGTTGAACCCGGCTATAAAACTATGACAGAG GTTTCACTAAACATGATTAGAGAGGAAGGATTTGCATCCTTTTATAACGGTCTAGGGCCTTCTCTTATTGGAATTGCACCTTACATTGCCGtgaatttttgtgtttttgacTT GGTGAAGAAGGCACTGCCAGATAAATATCAAAAGAGGACTGAAATATCCCTGGCAACAGCACTGGTTTCAGCCACCATAGCCACAGTCATGTTTTATCCTTTGGACACAGTTAGGCGGCAAATGCAAATGAAGGGTTCTCCTTTCAAGACAATTTTTGATGCCTTCCCAG GCATTGTGGCGCGTGATGGTTTATCGGGGCTATACAGGGGTTTCTTACCGAATGCATTAAAGACTTTACCAAACAGCAG CATAAAGCTTACGACATTCGACACCGCCAAACGTCTAATCGCGGCAGGGGAGAAAGAGCTACAAAAATTTATGGAGGAGAACGGCAAGAAACAAGATTGA
- the LOC142551768 gene encoding putative envelope ADP,ATP carrier protein, chloroplastic isoform X2, translated as MNDTGTKLVWRGIPGLHPNTYTERDQWKGGWFTGVSTNNFACISVAEKTVEKEFSPSISQLLNHPLALVALVPKEAALFSAGAIAGAASKTFTAPLDRIKLLMQTHGLRVGQESAKKGIGFIEAFTLIGKVEGLKGYWKGNLPQVIRVIPYSAAQLFAYETYKKLFSGKDGELSVIGRLAAGACAGMTSTFVTYPLDVLRLRLAVEPGYKTMTEVSLNMIREEGFASFYNGLGPSLIGIAPYIAVNFCVFDLVKKALPDKYQKRTEISLATALVSATIATVMFYPLDTVRRQMQMKGSPFKTIFDAFPVDFGLSAFHGSVLDL; from the exons ATGAATGACACCGGAACCAAATTGGTATGGCGAGGCATTCCGGGTCTTCACCCAAACACTTATACGGAGCGGGACCAGTGGAAGGGTGGCTGGTTTACTGGCGTCAGCACGAACAATTTTGCTTGTATTTCGGTCGCAGAAAAGACAGTCGAAAAGGAATTTTCGCCTTCTATATCTCAGCTTCTGAACCACCCGTTGGCTTTGGTAGCATTGGTTCCCAAAGAAGCTGCACTTTTCTCTGCCGGGGCTATTGCTGGTGCCGCCTCTAAGACGTTCACCGCCCCGCTCGACCGTATTAAGCTGCTCATGCAG ACACACGGTCTCAGAGTTGGGCAAGAATCTGCAAAGAAGGGAATCGGATTTATCGAG GCCTTCACATTGATTGGGAAGGTAGAAGGCTTAAAAGGGTACTGGAAAGGAAACCTTCCCCAG GTGATACGAGTTATACCTTATAGTGCAGCACAGCTTTTCGCCTATGAAACTTACAAG aAACTATTTAGTGGAAAGGATGGGGAACTCTCTGTAATTGGAAGACTAGCTGCAGGTGCTTGTGCTGGCATGACTTCAACTTTC GTTACTTACCCGTTAGATGTCCTTAGGTTGAGGTTAGCTGTTGAACCCGGCTATAAAACTATGACAGAG GTTTCACTAAACATGATTAGAGAGGAAGGATTTGCATCCTTTTATAACGGTCTAGGGCCTTCTCTTATTGGAATTGCACCTTACATTGCCGtgaatttttgtgtttttgacTT GGTGAAGAAGGCACTGCCAGATAAATATCAAAAGAGGACTGAAATATCCCTGGCAACAGCACTGGTTTCAGCCACCATAGCCACAGTCATGTTTTATCCTTTGGACACAGTTAGGCGGCAAATGCAAATGAAGGGTTCTCCTTTCAAGACAATTTTTGATGCCTTCCCAG TTGACTTTGGCCTTTCTGCCTTTCATGGATCTGTATTAGATTTATGA
- the LOC142551770 gene encoding HMG1/2-like protein — MKTGGRSKGAAKKDTKEALKPVDDRKIGKRKVAAKPSKPKATKAKKDPNKPKRPPSAFFVFLEEFRKTFKKENPNVKAVSAVGKAGGEKWKSMSAAEKAPYEAKAAKKKAEYEKLMNSYNKKQESSADQGDEGSERSGSEVHDDDEESDHDDDDEDEE, encoded by the exons ATGAAGACTGGCGGAAGGAGTAAAGGGGCTGCCAAAAAGGACACAAAAGAAGCATTGAAACCGGTTGATGATAG AAAGATTGGGAAAAGGAAGGTTGCTGCGAAGCCAAGTAAACCAAAGGCTACTAAGGCCAAGAAAGACCCTAACAAGCCCAAGAGACCCCCTAGTGCTTTCTTTGTGTTCCT TGAAGAGTTTAGAAAGACTTTCAAAAAGGAAAATCCTAACGTCAAGGCCGTCTCAGCT GTTGGGAAAGCTGGAGGAGAGAAGTGGAAATCGATGAGTGCAGCT GAAAAAGCTCCTTATGAAGCTAAAGCTGCAAAGAAGAAGGCCGAGTATGAAAAACTAAtgaattcctacaacaaaaAACAG GAGAGTTCTGCTGATCAGGGGGACGAAGGATCTGAGAGGTCTGGATCAGAAGTTCACGACGACGACGAGGAGAGCGACCAC GACGATGATGATGAGGATGAAGAGTGA